One window from the genome of Molothrus ater isolate BHLD 08-10-18 breed brown headed cowbird chromosome 5, BPBGC_Mater_1.1, whole genome shotgun sequence encodes:
- the LOC118698148 gene encoding osteocalcin-like encodes MRSLLALLILTVALAALCCCEKDPKEPSGSLSADSIKIKKEVANAFVKRKKRASPYEWYLEYYKSPMEQMHERCENYPPCDYLSDQVGFALAYNRFFGRY; translated from the exons ATGAGGAGTCTGCTGGCATTGCTGATCCTGACTGTGGCCCTGGCAGCACTCTGCTGTTGTGAGAAAG ATCCCAAAGAACCCTCAGGATCTCTCAGTGCTGACA GCatcaagattaaaaaagaagttGCCAATGCCTTtgtgaagaggaagaagagagccAGCCCTTATGAATG GTACTTGGAGTACTACAAAAGCCCGATGGAGCAGATGCACGAGCGCTGTGAGAACTACCCCCCCTGTGACTATCTCTCTGACCAAGTGGGGTTTGCCCTGGCCTACAACCGCTTCTTTGGCAGGTACTGA
- the ART4 gene encoding ecto-ADP-ribosyltransferase 4 — protein sequence MFFTESWVDSGKLVTLGSLLLLIFSQILVKEAVSPILMDMAPQSFDDQYLGCREEMMEELEQGDYFQKEIAANKDYLRLWKKAQEALLKSPVGLLREMRDSHATALMAYTMNSSLHSQLNWATSTAGISPEHYRHNFSFKYFHFYLTTAIQILKEWQSSMGKHKCYQVHRGVKDLYIEAKEGSRVRFGRFTSTSHLRSEAQKFGNETLLTVTTCLGAAMQGFSYHTSEKEVLIPPYEIFLVKSFLQTQQGNRLHLHSVGNYSKYQCQLVEASRSKNSGYTALASAILPSVLGVSLCLAHSL from the exons atgttctttacaGAGTCTTGGGTGGACTCTGGGAAACTGGTGACACTGGGCAGCCTCCTGTTGCTGATCTTCTCACAAATACTGGTAAAAGAG GCTGTGTCCCCCATCCTGATGGATATGGCTCCGCAATCCTTTGATGACCAGTATCTGGGGTGCAGAGAGGAGATGATGGAAGAACTGGAGCAAGGAGACtatttccaaaaggaaataGCTGCTAACAAGGACTACCTGCGTCTCTGGAAGAAGGCTCAGGAGGCTTTGCTGAAGAGCCCTGTAGGTCTGCTGAGGGAAATGCGTGACAGCCATGCCACAGCTCTCATGGCTTACACCATGAACTCctccctgcactcccagctgAACTGGGCCACATCCACAGCAGGAATCTCTCCAGAGCACTACAGACACAACttcagctttaaatattttcacttctaCCTAACAACTGCTATCCAGATATTGAAGGAATGGCAGAGCAGCATGGGGAAACATAAGTGCTATCAGGTGCACAGGGGTGTAAAGGATTTATATATCGAGGCcaaggaaggcagcagggtgcgATTTGGCCGTTTCACTTCTACCTCTCACCTCAGGAGTGAAGCTCAGAAGTTTGGGAATGAAACTTTGCTCACAGTGACCACTTGCCTGGGAGCAGCTATGCAAGGCTTTTCTTACCACACATCTGAGAAGGAAGTCCTCATTCCCCCTTATGAGATATTTCTTGTCAAAAGCTTCCTTCAAACCCAGCAGGGTAACCGGCTGCATCTGCATTCTGTGGGGAACTACAGCAAGTACCAGTGCCAGCTGGTGGAAG cttcaAGAAGCAAGAACAGTGGTTATACTGCACTTGCCTCTGCCATTCTCCCTAGTGTGCTTGGAGTTTCCCTGTGCTTGGCCCACAGTCTCTGA